One window of the Pseudomonas sihuiensis genome contains the following:
- a CDS encoding sensor histidine kinase — MLTSFSLSELILISAGYLLVLFGVAWVSEHGLIPRWIIRHPLTYTLSLGVYASAWAFYGTVGLAYQYGYGFLASYLGVSGAFLLAPVLLYPILRITRTYQLSSLADLFAFRFRSTWAGALTTLFMLIGVLPLLALQIQAVADSIGILSREPLQEKVALSYCGLIILFTILFGARHIATREKHEGLVFAIAFESLVKLVALGVIGWYALYQVFGGPRELELWLVQNQAALATLHTPLQEGPWRTLLLVFFASAIVMPHMYHMTFTENLNPRAMVSASWGLPLFLLLMSLAVPLILWAGLKLGATTNPEYFTLGLGIAVNSEALALLAYVGGLSASSGLIIVSTLALSGMALNHLVLPLYQPPAEGNIYRWLKWTRRTLIACIIMAGYGFYLLLGAQQDLANLGIVAFVATLQFLPGVLSVLYWQTANRRGFIAGLLAGISVWALTMLLPLLGNLEGFYLPLFNVIYVLDDASWHLAAIASLAANVLVFTLVSLFTEASPEEKSAAEACAVDNVRRPQRRELVAVSPQDFAAQLAKPLGAKTAQREVEQALRDLHLPFDESRPYALRRLRDRIEANLSGLMGPSVAQDIVETFLPYKSGSEGYVTEDIHFIESRLEDYQSRLTGLAAELDALRRYHRQTLQELPMGVCSLAKDQEILMWNRAMEELTDIPAQRIVGSRLSTLSEPWQSLLQDFIERPDQHLHKQHLALDGQIRWLNLHKAAINEPLAPGNSGLVLLVEDQTETQMLEDKLVHSERLASIGRLAAGVAHEIGNPITGIACLAQNLREERETDGELTEISGQILEQTKRVSRIVQSLMSFAHSGSHQRSDEPVCLADVAQDAIGLLSLNKRNFDIQFYNLCDPQHWACGDPQRLAQVLINLLSNARDASPPGGAIRVRSEASEHTVDLIVEDEGSGIPKAIIDRLFEPFFTTKDPGEGTGLGLALVYSIVEEHYGQITIDSPADPERQLGTRIRVTLPRHVEATSVAM; from the coding sequence ATGCTGACGAGCTTTAGCCTGAGCGAACTGATCCTGATCAGCGCCGGCTATCTGCTAGTGCTGTTCGGCGTCGCCTGGGTCAGTGAACACGGTCTTATCCCCCGCTGGATCATCCGCCACCCGCTGACCTACACCCTGTCGCTGGGCGTCTATGCCAGCGCCTGGGCCTTCTACGGCACGGTGGGCCTGGCCTATCAGTACGGTTACGGTTTCCTTGCCAGTTACCTGGGCGTTTCCGGTGCCTTCCTGCTGGCACCAGTGTTGCTCTACCCGATCCTGCGCATCACCCGTACCTACCAGCTGTCATCGTTGGCCGACCTGTTCGCCTTTCGCTTTCGCAGCACCTGGGCCGGCGCACTGACCACGCTGTTCATGCTGATTGGCGTGCTGCCGCTGCTGGCTCTGCAGATCCAGGCGGTGGCCGACTCCATCGGCATCCTCAGCCGCGAGCCGCTGCAGGAGAAAGTGGCACTGAGCTACTGCGGCCTGATCATCCTGTTCACCATTCTCTTCGGCGCGCGCCATATCGCCACGCGCGAGAAGCACGAGGGCCTGGTGTTCGCCATCGCCTTCGAATCGCTGGTCAAGCTGGTCGCCCTCGGCGTCATCGGCTGGTACGCGCTGTATCAGGTGTTCGGCGGCCCGCGTGAGCTGGAATTGTGGCTGGTGCAGAACCAGGCGGCGCTGGCCACGCTGCACACGCCGCTGCAGGAGGGCCCATGGCGCACCCTGCTGCTGGTGTTCTTCGCCTCGGCCATCGTCATGCCGCACATGTACCACATGACCTTCACCGAGAACCTCAATCCGCGCGCCATGGTCAGCGCCAGCTGGGGCCTGCCGCTGTTCCTGCTGCTGATGAGCCTGGCCGTGCCCCTGATTCTCTGGGCCGGTCTCAAGCTTGGCGCCACCACCAACCCGGAATACTTCACCCTGGGCCTGGGCATCGCCGTGAACAGCGAGGCGCTGGCGCTACTGGCCTATGTCGGCGGCCTCTCCGCCTCCAGCGGGCTGATCATCGTTTCCACCCTGGCGCTGTCGGGCATGGCGCTGAACCACCTGGTGCTGCCGCTGTACCAGCCACCAGCGGAAGGCAACATCTACCGCTGGCTGAAGTGGACCCGCCGCACGCTGATCGCCTGCATCATCATGGCAGGCTACGGCTTCTACCTGCTGCTCGGCGCCCAGCAGGACCTGGCCAACCTTGGTATCGTCGCCTTCGTCGCCACCCTGCAGTTCCTGCCCGGTGTGCTCTCGGTGCTGTATTGGCAAACGGCCAATCGCCGCGGCTTCATCGCCGGCTTGCTGGCCGGCATCAGTGTCTGGGCACTGACCATGCTGCTGCCGCTGCTGGGCAACCTGGAAGGCTTCTACCTGCCGCTGTTCAACGTCATCTATGTGCTCGACGACGCCAGCTGGCACCTCGCAGCCATTGCCTCGCTCGCCGCCAACGTACTGGTGTTCACCCTGGTGTCGCTGTTCACCGAGGCCAGCCCCGAGGAAAAGAGCGCCGCCGAAGCCTGCGCGGTGGACAACGTGCGCCGCCCGCAACGACGCGAGCTGGTCGCCGTGTCGCCTCAGGACTTTGCCGCACAACTGGCCAAGCCACTCGGCGCCAAGACCGCACAACGTGAAGTCGAACAGGCACTGCGCGATCTGCATCTGCCCTTCGACGAAAGCCGCCCCTATGCCCTGCGCCGCCTGCGCGACCGCATCGAGGCCAACCTGTCCGGCCTGATGGGGCCGAGCGTGGCGCAGGACATCGTGGAAACCTTCCTGCCCTACAAGTCCGGCAGCGAGGGTTATGTCACCGAGGACATCCATTTCATCGAGAGCCGCCTGGAAGACTACCAGTCGCGCCTTACCGGCCTCGCCGCCGAGCTCGATGCCCTGCGCCGCTACCACCGCCAGACCCTGCAGGAGCTGCCAATGGGCGTGTGCTCGCTGGCCAAGGATCAGGAGATCCTGATGTGGAACCGGGCCATGGAAGAGCTCACCGACATCCCCGCGCAGCGCATCGTCGGCTCGCGCCTGAGCACCCTGAGCGAACCCTGGCAAAGCCTGCTGCAGGACTTCATCGAACGCCCGGATCAGCACCTGCATAAACAGCACCTGGCGCTCGACGGCCAGATCCGCTGGCTCAACCTGCACAAGGCGGCCATCAACGAACCGCTGGCCCCTGGTAACAGCGGCCTGGTGCTGCTGGTCGAAGATCAGACCGAAACCCAGATGCTCGAAGACAAGCTGGTGCATTCCGAGCGCCTAGCCAGTATTGGCCGCCTGGCCGCTGGCGTGGCCCACGAGATCGGCAACCCGATCACCGGCATCGCCTGCCTGGCGCAGAACCTGCGCGAAGAGCGCGAAACCGATGGCGAGCTGACCGAAATCAGTGGGCAGATCCTCGAACAGACCAAGCGCGTCTCGCGCATCGTCCAGTCGCTGATGAGCTTCGCCCACTCCGGCAGCCACCAGCGCAGCGACGAGCCGGTATGCCTGGCCGACGTGGCGCAGGACGCCATCGGCCTGCTGTCGCTGAACAAACGCAACTTCGATATCCAGTTCTACAACCTGTGCGATCCGCAGCACTGGGCCTGTGGCGATCCGCAGCGTCTGGCCCAGGTACTGATCAACCTGCTATCCAACGCGCGTGACGCTTCGCCACCTGGCGGCGCCATCCGCGTACGCAGCGAGGCCAGCGAGCATACCGTCGACCTGATCGTCGAGGATGAAGGCAGCGGCATTCCCAAGGCGATCATCGACCGCCTGTTCGAACCCTTCTTCACCACCAAGGACCCCGGCGAGGGGACCGGCCTGGGCCTCGCGCTGGTCTATTCGATCGTGGAAGAGCATTATGGACAGATAACAATCGACAGCCCGGCTGACCCCGAGCGCCAATTGGGCACTCGAATTCGGGTCACCCTGCCAAGGCATGTCGAGGCGACGTCCGTAGCGATGTAA
- a CDS encoding sigma-54-dependent transcriptional regulator, producing MPHILIVEDETIIRSALRRLLERNQYQVSEAGSVQEAQERYSIPTFDLIVSDLRLPGAPGTELIKLAEGTPVLIMTSYASLRSAVDSMKMGAVDYIAKPFDHDEMLQAVARILRDRQDAKSAPAPAANSNTRSGNTEKIVDNANGEIGIIGSCAAMQELYSKIRKVAPTDSNVLVQGESGTGKELVARALHNLSKRAKAPLISVNCAAIPETLIESELFGHEKGAFTGASAGRAGLVEAADGGTLFLDEIGELPLEAQARLLRVLQEGEIRRVGSVQSQKVDVRLIAATHRDLKTLAKTGQFREDLYYRLHVIALKLPALRERGSDVTEIAQAFLVRQYTRMGREPLRFAHDAEQAIRHYPWPGNVRELENAIERAVILCEGTEISADLLGIDIELDDLDDEDFGLPAAGGQSSGNSHEPTEDLSLEDYFQHFVLEHQDHMTETELARKLGISRKCLWERRQRLGIPRRKSGVTSGP from the coding sequence ATGCCACATATTCTTATCGTCGAAGACGAAACCATTATCCGCTCTGCCTTGCGCCGCCTGCTCGAACGCAATCAGTACCAGGTCAGCGAAGCTGGCTCGGTACAGGAAGCCCAGGAACGCTACAGCATTCCCACCTTCGACCTGATCGTCAGCGACCTGCGCCTGCCCGGGGCGCCTGGCACCGAACTGATCAAACTGGCCGAAGGCACCCCGGTGCTGATCATGACCAGCTACGCCAGCCTGCGCTCGGCGGTGGACTCGATGAAGATGGGCGCAGTCGATTACATCGCCAAGCCCTTCGATCACGACGAAATGCTGCAGGCGGTCGCCCGCATCCTGCGTGACCGCCAGGACGCCAAGAGCGCACCCGCGCCAGCTGCCAACAGCAACACGCGCAGTGGCAATACCGAGAAAATCGTCGACAACGCCAACGGCGAGATCGGCATCATCGGTTCCTGCGCGGCCATGCAGGAGCTCTATAGCAAGATTCGCAAGGTCGCCCCCACCGACTCCAATGTACTGGTGCAGGGTGAGTCCGGCACGGGCAAGGAGCTGGTTGCGCGCGCCCTGCACAACCTCTCCAAGCGCGCCAAGGCACCGCTGATTTCGGTGAACTGCGCCGCCATTCCGGAAACCCTGATCGAGTCCGAGCTGTTCGGCCACGAGAAAGGCGCCTTCACCGGCGCCAGCGCCGGGCGTGCCGGCCTGGTGGAGGCGGCCGACGGTGGCACGCTGTTCCTCGACGAAATTGGCGAGCTGCCGCTGGAAGCCCAAGCCCGTCTGCTGCGCGTGCTGCAGGAAGGCGAAATTCGCCGGGTCGGCTCGGTGCAGTCGCAGAAGGTCGATGTACGTCTGATCGCTGCTACGCACCGCGACCTGAAGACGCTGGCCAAGACCGGCCAGTTCCGTGAAGACCTTTATTACCGCCTGCACGTCATCGCCCTCAAGCTGCCAGCGCTGCGTGAGCGAGGCAGCGACGTGACCGAGATCGCCCAGGCGTTCCTCGTGCGCCAGTACACCCGTATGGGCCGCGAGCCGTTGCGCTTCGCTCATGATGCCGAGCAGGCGATCCGCCATTACCCCTGGCCGGGTAACGTGCGCGAACTGGAAAACGCCATCGAGCGCGCGGTGATTCTCTGCGAGGGTACGGAAATTTCCGCGGACCTTCTGGGCATCGACATCGAGCTGGACGATCTGGATGACGAGGACTTCGGCCTGCCGGCGGCAGGCGGACAGAGCAGTGGCAACAGCCACGAACCTACCGAGGATCTGTCACTGGAGGACTACTTCCAGCACTTCGTCCTCGAGCATCAGGACCACATGACCGAGACCGAGCTGGCCCGCAAGTTGGGCATCAGTCGCAAATGCCTGTGGGAACGGCGTCAGCGCCTGGGCATTCCGCGACGCAAATCCGGTGTGACCAGCGGCCCTTGA